A portion of the Hyalangium minutum genome contains these proteins:
- a CDS encoding peroxidase produces MDPMFLKGIEAYEGTGHYGELIRRAREAGRPFPRIWHLFAFKPKVTNALSEFTQEVMRGPSPLSAGMRELIAAFTSRGNFCLF; encoded by the coding sequence ATGGATCCGATGTTTCTGAAGGGCATCGAAGCCTATGAAGGCACCGGGCACTACGGGGAGCTGATCCGCCGGGCCCGCGAAGCGGGCAGGCCCTTCCCTCGCATCTGGCACCTGTTCGCATTCAAGCCCAAGGTCACGAATGCGCTGTCTGAGTTCACCCAGGAGGTCATGCGAGGGCCCTCGCCCCTGTCCGCGGGCATGCGCGAGCTGATTGCCGCCTTCACCTCGCGCGGCAACTTCTGTTTGTTTTGA
- a CDS encoding peptidylprolyl isomerase produces the protein MTERVFLACCVLGLVGGLGCRGQEKDRPAEPVVATVGTSAITAEEYKQRLDEQAPFIRGRYTTVERKQEFLDGMIQFEVLAQEAERRGLDKDAEVQQALRKLIVQRLVKQVTEEMKPPSEAEVRQYYEEHRAEFVRPEQVRMSHIFLAAAAGDARRPQVKAEALALLAKVRAPTGAPGQDGFEALARERSDDAASKAQGGDLGPRTAEELSQAWGTALAQAAFTLQSPQEVGPLVETERGFHLLKLTLRQAGLNNPLESVKDRIATRLLSERRTQALETLVHQLRERAQIHIDEKVLAEIQPAPATSP, from the coding sequence ATGACGGAGCGCGTGTTCCTGGCCTGCTGCGTGCTGGGCCTGGTGGGGGGCCTGGGGTGCCGTGGGCAGGAGAAGGATCGTCCCGCGGAGCCCGTGGTGGCCACGGTGGGGACCTCGGCGATCACGGCGGAGGAGTACAAGCAGCGGCTGGACGAGCAGGCGCCCTTCATCCGAGGCCGCTACACCACGGTGGAGCGGAAGCAGGAGTTCCTGGACGGGATGATCCAGTTCGAGGTGCTGGCGCAGGAGGCGGAGCGCCGAGGCCTGGACAAGGACGCCGAGGTCCAGCAGGCACTGCGCAAGCTGATCGTCCAACGGCTGGTCAAGCAGGTGACGGAGGAGATGAAGCCTCCGTCCGAGGCGGAGGTGCGCCAGTACTACGAGGAGCACCGGGCTGAGTTCGTCCGGCCGGAGCAGGTGCGGATGAGCCACATCTTCCTGGCGGCGGCGGCGGGAGACGCCCGGCGGCCGCAAGTGAAGGCGGAGGCGCTGGCGCTGCTGGCGAAGGTGCGCGCGCCCACCGGAGCTCCGGGCCAGGACGGCTTCGAGGCGCTGGCACGAGAGCGCTCGGATGATGCGGCCAGCAAGGCGCAGGGTGGAGATCTGGGCCCGAGGACAGCGGAGGAGCTGTCGCAAGCGTGGGGAACGGCACTGGCGCAGGCGGCCTTCACGCTCCAGTCGCCGCAGGAAGTGGGGCCGCTGGTGGAGACGGAGAGAGGCTTCCACCTCCTCAAGCTGACGCTGCGTCAGGCGGGCTTGAACAACCCGCTGGAGTCGGTGAAGGATCGCATCGCCACCCGGCTGCTGTCCGAGCGGCGCACGCAGGCCCTGGAGACGCTGGTCCACCAACTGCGCGAGCGTGCGCAGATCCACATCGACGAGAAAGTGCTGGCGGAGATCCAACCCGCGCCAGCGACGTCACCTTGA
- a CDS encoding peptidylprolyl isomerase, with amino-acid sequence MRRCLGCLIVIVAACTSEAPSTAGADAGRPVGTVVGRFAGAEVLTAEEVSREAARLPPALREQFETPAGRREFARSLIDKRLLVREAQRRKLTEDPELRRQVRELEERLAVQALLAQEEAAAGKPSEQELRAWFDSHRAELARPEQVRVGRILVNVGAKASEAERTRARQKVEAAAARLRRGESLAKVAPEGEGPERMKGGELGLVVRGGGLEPSLEQAAFALERPGAVSAVVALREGFAVLTLLERKPPRVPTFEEVRAEVEGRFAPAHKRQMFDALLERLRQEAGVELVESREAP; translated from the coding sequence GTGCGGCGCTGTCTCGGGTGCCTGATCGTCATCGTGGCGGCCTGTACCTCCGAGGCTCCCAGCACGGCTGGGGCCGACGCGGGCCGTCCCGTGGGCACCGTCGTGGGCCGCTTCGCAGGAGCCGAGGTCCTCACGGCCGAGGAGGTCTCGCGCGAGGCGGCGCGGCTGCCCCCCGCGCTCCGGGAGCAGTTCGAGACTCCCGCCGGCCGCCGTGAGTTCGCCCGCTCGCTGATCGACAAGCGCCTCCTGGTGCGCGAGGCCCAGCGCCGGAAGCTGACCGAGGATCCCGAGCTCCGCCGTCAGGTGCGCGAGTTGGAGGAGCGGCTGGCGGTGCAGGCGCTGCTGGCCCAGGAAGAGGCCGCCGCCGGGAAGCCCTCGGAGCAGGAGCTCCGAGCCTGGTTCGACTCGCACCGCGCGGAGCTGGCCCGGCCGGAGCAGGTGAGGGTGGGCCGTATCCTCGTGAACGTGGGCGCGAAGGCCTCCGAAGCGGAGCGCACCCGGGCCCGGCAAAAGGTGGAGGCGGCGGCAGCGCGGCTGCGGCGCGGCGAGTCCCTGGCGAAGGTGGCCCCGGAGGGTGAAGGCCCCGAGCGGATGAAGGGCGGAGAGCTCGGGCTGGTGGTCCGTGGAGGCGGGCTCGAGCCTTCCCTGGAGCAGGCCGCTTTCGCCCTGGAGCGCCCAGGCGCTGTGTCCGCGGTGGTGGCCCTGCGCGAGGGCTTCGCGGTGCTCACGCTCCTGGAGCGTAAGCCGCCGCGCGTGCCCACCTTCGAGGAGGTCCGCGCCGAGGTGGAAGGCCGCTTCGCTCCCGCGCACAAGCGGCAGATGTTCGATGCGCTTCTGGAGCGGCTGCGCCAGGAGGCCGGTGTCGAGCTCGTGGAATCCCGGGAGGCCCCATGA